One stretch of Lacrimispora sphenoides DNA includes these proteins:
- the prfB gene encoding peptide chain release factor 2 (programmed frameshift) gives MVELDQYKYELSTFEKPLVEVRDSLDLDNKLKRIDELDKSMEELGFWEDPEKSAKIVQLAKNLKDTVQSYKDLEQQYEDIGVMIEMGNEENDPSLVPEVEEMLNQFKEKLENMRINTLLSGEYDSDNAILKLNAGAGGTESCDWCGMLYRMFCRWAEKKGFSLEVLDYLDGEEAGIKSVTVQINGPNAFGYLKSEKGVHRLVRISPFNAAGKRQTSFVSCDVMPDIEEDLDVEINDEDLRIDTYRSSGAGGQHINKTSSAIRITHLPTGIVVQCQNERSQFQNKDKAMQMLKAKLYMLKQQENAEKLSGIRGDVTEIGWGNQIRSYVLQPYTMVKDHRTNAETGNVGSVLDGSLDQFMYAYLRWLSTGAKSGESSAE, from the exons GTGGTAGAGTTAGACCAGTACAAATACGAATTATCAACGTTTGAAAAACCATTAGTGGAAGTGAGGGATTCACTT GACTTAGATAATAAGTTAAAGAGAATCGATGAGCTGGACAAGTCCATGGAGGAGCTCGGCTTTTGGGAGGATCCTGAAAAGTCGGCCAAGATTGTACAGCTTGCAAAGAATTTAAAAGATACCGTCCAGAGCTATAAGGACTTAGAACAGCAGTATGAAGACATTGGCGTAATGATCGAAATGGGAAATGAGGAGAATGATCCCTCCCTGGTTCCGGAAGTGGAGGAGATGTTAAACCAGTTTAAAGAAAAACTGGAGAACATGCGCATCAATACACTGCTGTCCGGTGAGTACGACAGCGACAATGCCATTTTAAAGCTTAACGCAGGCGCAGGAGGAACCGAATCCTGTGACTGGTGCGGCATGCTGTACCGTATGTTCTGCCGGTGGGCGGAGAAAAAAGGCTTTTCCTTAGAAGTCCTGGATTACCTTGACGGGGAAGAAGCGGGCATTAAATCCGTTACGGTTCAGATCAACGGGCCCAATGCCTTTGGGTATTTGAAATCGGAAAAGGGAGTTCACCGCCTGGTGCGCATCTCGCCGTTTAATGCCGCAGGCAAACGCCAGACCTCCTTTGTATCCTGCGATGTCATGCCGGATATTGAAGAGGATTTGGATGTGGAGATCAACGATGAGGACCTTCGCATCGATACCTACCGCTCCAGCGGAGCAGGAGGACAGCATATCAACAAAACTTCTTCGGCCATCCGCATCACTCACCTTCCTACCGGAATTGTGGTACAGTGCCAGAATGAGCGCTCCCAGTTTCAGAACAAGGACAAGGCCATGCAGATGTTAAAGGCAAAGCTTTATATGCTGAAGCAGCAGGAAAATGCTGAGAAATTATCCGGAATCCGGGGCGATGTGACAGAGATCGGCTGGGGTAACCAGATCCGTTCCTATGTCCTTCAGCCTTATACAATGGTCAAGGATCACAGGACCAATGCGGAAACCGGCAATGTAGGAAGCGTTCTGGACGGCTCTTTGGATCAGTTCATGTACGCCTATTTACGCTGGCTGAGTACTGGGGCAAAGTCCGGTGAAAGCAGCGCTGAATAG
- a CDS encoding ACT domain-containing protein, translating into MEEKSKYFVVKQKAVPEVLLKVVEAKKLLESERVITVQEATDRVGISRSSFYKYKDDIFPFYDNTKGKTITLVMQMDDEPGLLSDLLHVVAVYRANILTIHQSIPVNGVATLTLSVEVLETTGNVSKMVEEIEEKNGVHYVKILARE; encoded by the coding sequence ATGGAAGAAAAGAGTAAATATTTTGTGGTAAAGCAAAAGGCTGTACCTGAAGTATTGCTGAAAGTAGTTGAAGCAAAAAAGCTGTTGGAATCGGAGCGCGTTATTACCGTACAGGAGGCAACTGACCGGGTCGGGATCAGCCGCAGCTCTTTTTATAAGTATAAGGATGATATCTTTCCTTTTTATGATAATACGAAAGGGAAAACCATAACACTTGTGATGCAGATGGATGATGAACCAGGTTTACTGTCCGATCTGCTTCATGTGGTTGCAGTGTACCGCGCCAATATCCTAACCATACACCAGAGCATTCCGGTCAATGGAGTGGCCACCTTGACATTAAGCGTGGAAGTCCTTGAGACCACCGGCAATGTTTCAAAAATGGTGGAGGAAATAGAAGAAAAAAATGGAGTCCACTACGTTAAAATTTTAGCCAGGGAGTAG
- a CDS encoding homoserine dehydrogenase, with amino-acid sequence MRHIAVMGYGTIGSGVVEVLERNKEIIAKRVGDEVDVKYVLDLREFPGDPAEDKIVHDFSVIEKDQSVSMVVETMGGLNPAYPFVKACLKAGKHVATSNKALVAAYGTELLEIAKEHHVNFFFEASVGGGIPVIRPLYTSLAGEVVEEITGILNGTTNYILTKMDKAGETFETALREAQDLGYAERNPEADVEGHDTCRKIAILTAMATGHEVNYEHIYTEGITKITDVDFRYADAMGTSVKLFGSSRIQDGTVHAFVAPVMIGKDHPLYSVNDVYNGILVKGNMLGTSMFYGCGAGKLPTASAVVADIIEALNNQGHHVEMGWDRENLTISSMSSSSFRYFVRIKGIADKRVKEVEAVFGKVEVVELDHMDEFAVLTETMTEEEYEIKAKKLPGIRQRIRAELVTV; translated from the coding sequence ATGAGACATATTGCAGTTATGGGCTATGGCACCATTGGATCAGGTGTGGTAGAGGTTTTGGAAAGAAACAAAGAGATAATTGCCAAAAGGGTTGGCGATGAAGTGGATGTAAAGTATGTCCTGGATTTAAGGGAATTTCCCGGAGATCCTGCTGAAGATAAGATCGTTCATGACTTTTCTGTCATTGAAAAGGATCAGTCAGTGTCCATGGTAGTTGAGACCATGGGAGGACTAAATCCTGCTTATCCCTTTGTGAAGGCGTGTTTAAAGGCAGGCAAGCATGTGGCCACCTCCAATAAGGCTCTGGTGGCGGCATACGGCACGGAACTTTTGGAAATTGCAAAAGAGCATCATGTGAATTTTTTCTTCGAGGCAAGTGTAGGCGGCGGTATTCCTGTCATACGCCCTCTGTATACTTCCCTTGCAGGTGAGGTGGTTGAAGAGATCACCGGTATTTTAAATGGAACCACTAACTATATTCTGACAAAAATGGACAAAGCAGGTGAAACCTTTGAAACGGCCCTACGAGAGGCTCAGGACCTAGGCTACGCGGAGCGGAATCCGGAAGCCGATGTGGAAGGACACGATACCTGTCGAAAGATTGCTATCCTGACGGCAATGGCAACGGGACACGAGGTTAATTACGAGCATATTTATACAGAAGGGATAACAAAAATAACGGATGTGGATTTCCGCTATGCCGATGCTATGGGAACCTCTGTAAAGCTGTTTGGCTCCAGCAGGATCCAGGACGGAACCGTCCATGCATTTGTAGCCCCGGTTATGATTGGAAAAGATCATCCGTTATATTCCGTAAATGATGTTTATAACGGCATTCTGGTAAAAGGAAACATGTTGGGCACGTCCATGTTTTATGGATGCGGGGCCGGTAAGCTTCCAACAGCAAGCGCTGTGGTAGCGGATATTATTGAAGCCCTGAATAATCAAGGCCATCATGTGGAAATGGGCTGGGATAGGGAAAACCTCACCATTTCTTCCATGAGCAGCAGCTCCTTCCGCTATTTTGTGAGGATCAAAGGAATTGCTGATAAACGTGTGAAAGAAGTGGAGGCAGTATTCGGCAAGGTGGAAGTGGTGGAACTGGACCATATGGACGAATTTGCAGTCCTTACGGAAACTATGACCGAAGAAGAATACGAAATTAAAGCGAAAAAGCTGCCGGGAATCAGGCAGCGCATCCGCGCAGAATTAGTAACGGTGTAA
- a CDS encoding aspartate kinase, with protein sequence MLVVKKFGGSSVADKERIFNVAKRCIEEYEKGNQVVVVLSAMGKTTDGLIAKALEINPNPPKRELDMLLATGEQVSVALMAMAMNSLGVPAVSLNAAQVAMHTTSAYGTAKLKRIDTERIRHELEARKIVIVTGFQGVNKYEDLTTLGRGGSDTTAVALAAALHADACEIYTDVDGVYTADPHIVPNARKLPEVSYDEMLEFASLGAKVLHNRSVEMAKRYGVQLVVLSSLTRAEGTVVKEETKLERMLVSGVAADKNVARISVIGVKNTPGIAFKIFNLLARKNINVDIIIQSIGREERKDISFTVAKTDLKDTMNLLMENKESITAQDVTSEEDVAKISIIGAGMTGNPGVAAKMFEALSSANVNIKMIATSEIRITVLIDEADVNRAMRTVHDAFDLAD encoded by the coding sequence ATGTTAGTAGTGAAAAAATTTGGCGGTAGCTCCGTCGCAGACAAAGAAAGAATTTTTAATGTGGCAAAGCGCTGCATTGAGGAATATGAAAAAGGCAATCAGGTGGTAGTGGTACTGTCCGCTATGGGAAAGACAACGGATGGTCTCATTGCAAAGGCCCTTGAGATAAATCCTAACCCTCCTAAGAGAGAACTGGATATGCTGTTAGCCACCGGGGAACAGGTCAGTGTGGCCCTTATGGCTATGGCAATGAATTCTTTGGGAGTCCCCGCCGTTTCTTTAAATGCGGCTCAGGTGGCCATGCACACCACCTCTGCCTACGGAACGGCCAAATTAAAGCGGATCGATACGGAACGCATACGGCATGAACTGGAGGCCAGGAAAATAGTGATCGTCACAGGCTTTCAGGGGGTTAATAAATACGAAGACTTAACAACGCTTGGCCGGGGAGGCTCTGATACAACGGCCGTAGCCCTTGCAGCCGCCCTTCATGCGGATGCATGTGAGATCTATACGGATGTGGATGGAGTATACACTGCAGATCCCCACATCGTTCCAAACGCTAGAAAGCTCCCTGAGGTTTCTTATGATGAAATGCTGGAATTCGCTTCCCTTGGAGCAAAAGTGCTCCATAACCGGTCTGTGGAGATGGCAAAGCGTTATGGAGTTCAGTTGGTTGTTCTGTCAAGTCTGACCAGGGCAGAAGGTACAGTCGTCAAGGAGGAAACAAAATTGGAAAGAATGCTGGTTAGCGGTGTTGCCGCGGATAAGAATGTAGCCCGTATTTCTGTAATCGGGGTTAAAAATACGCCGGGAATTGCTTTTAAAATCTTTAATCTCCTGGCAAGGAAAAATATCAATGTGGATATTATCATTCAGTCCATCGGACGGGAGGAAAGAAAGGACATTTCCTTTACGGTGGCAAAGACTGATTTAAAGGATACCATGAATCTTTTAATGGAAAATAAGGAATCCATCACCGCCCAGGATGTGACGAGCGAGGAAGACGTCGCTAAGATTTCCATTATCGGTGCAGGGATGACAGGCAATCCCGGAGTGGCTGCAAAGATGTTTGAAGCCCTTTCCAGTGCCAATGTGAATATCAAGATGATCGCCACCTCTGAGATACGGATAACGGTTTTAATCGATGAAGCGGATGTAAACCGTGCTATGAGGACCGTCCATGATGCCTTTGATCTGGCGGATTAA
- a CDS encoding DUF2752 domain-containing protein, which produces MNLLKRIFGLGLPCLFHSLTGLYCPGCGGTRAVRSLLRGDLRMSFQYHPLVLYAVLVLFMEMIIWAVKGRKTPFEHKKRARILILAGAAIVAANWIFKNYMLVIKGIDLLPVMR; this is translated from the coding sequence ATGAACTTGTTAAAAAGAATATTTGGCCTCGGGCTTCCCTGTCTGTTCCATTCCCTAACCGGACTTTATTGCCCGGGCTGTGGGGGAACCCGGGCCGTCCGGTCATTGCTGCGAGGGGACCTGCGAATGAGTTTTCAGTATCATCCGCTGGTCCTTTATGCTGTTCTCGTTCTGTTTATGGAAATGATCATATGGGCCGTTAAAGGGCGGAAAACTCCCTTTGAACATAAAAAAAGAGCCAGGATACTGATCCTGGCAGGAGCGGCTATTGTTGCAGCCAATTGGATTTTCAAGAATTATATGCTGGTTATAAAGGGTATAGATCTGCTGCCTGTTATGAGGTAG